In the genome of Fusarium poae strain DAOMC 252244 chromosome 1, whole genome shotgun sequence, the window GCTCTGCTTATAGCCGGTCTGGCTTTGTCAGCCATTGCCGCACCGAACAAGAATGAGAAGCGCCATTGGGTTGGCTCATGGGCGTCTATGCCCCAGGAAGTTGAGCCTGCCAATCTTGCACCAGCTCCATTTGTGAGTATTCCATCCAAGTAGATGATCAATTACACGGTTCTTGCTAACGGGATATCAAAGGGAGGACCAgatgctgctgctcaatTCTTGAACACTACGCTTCGTCAGACATTCCACATGTCCATTGGCGCCGAGAAAATTCGCATTCGCTTCTCTAACATCTTTGGAAAGACGGATCTGCCCATTGACGCAGCTACCATCGCTCTACCCGTTGGTGGAAAGGCTGGGGTTGGTGAAATCGATACCAAGACCGCCAAAACGCTCAAGTTCAACGGAAAGAAGTCCGTATCTGTACCTGCAGGAAAGATCGTCTACTCTGATCCAATCGACTTTAAGCTGAAGCCCCTTTCCAACCTTGCTTTGTCTGTCTATACCGAGAAAGGACAGGCTGGAAATACTATCACTGGACACCCTGGTAGCAGAACGACTTCCTGGATGCAGAAGGGCAACCTTGTCAATGCTGCTTCTGTTTCCGGAGGAAGTACTAAGCATTGGTACTTTGCCAACGGTGTTGATGCTTGGGCTCCTGCAGATCACTTTGCTGTTGTTCTCCTAGGTGATAGTATCActgatggacgaggaagcACTGATGACACAAATGATCGGTGAGTAAACTGAATACTCTGGCTCTACTTTTACTTACCATCTTTAGTTGGTCTGATGCGCTTGCTGCCCATCTTCAGGCCTCAGGATTGAAGAACGTCGCTGTCAACAACATGGCTGCGGGTGGAAACGCCATCCTCCAAGGTGGTCTTGgtcctcctcttcttacACGCTACAAGCGAGACGCTCTCGAGCAACCTGGCGCCAAATTCGTTGTTATCTTCGAAGGAGTCAATGACATCGGTCCATCCGCCACAGACGCCGCCACtcagaagaagatcaaggatgGTCTCATCGCCGCTTACCAACAAATCGCGGGCGATATCAAGAAGGCTGGCATGACCAGCATCGGAGCTACCATTACTCAGATGCTCGGAAATCAGTACTATGCCCCTGAAAGAGAGGTGACAAGGGTTGCTATCAACGAATGGATTTTGAGTAATGGTACTTTTGACCACACGGTTGACTTTGCTTCGTTGATTGGACAAGGAGATAAGCTGCTTCCTCAATATGATTCTGGGGACGGCTTACATCCTAACCCTGCTGCATACAAATTGATGGGCACCAAGTTTCCCATCAAGTTCTTCAAGAAGTAAGGGGGACCTAAGTCTTCTCTGAAGGTATATATACCTCTGTTAAGCCATTTCTACTCGTTTCctctatatttatagttcttcaagtaaatattactattacttATCATCCAGACTTTCTCGTCATTTGGGAAGTTGATGAACTTGACCCTTAATAAAGTTTCCGGAACTCGGGAACGGTGAGTTATCTTATCTGGGGTCACATCACAAGTGTCCGTCTATCTTTCTAAACTCTCCGATTAAAGATGTCCAGTCGGAGACTTCACTAGCTACATACCCCCCGATTTCTCTACTATAAAAAGGCGTCCATGGCCATACTCAGTTTTACATACTTTATCGCAAAATCCCATATCCATACAACAATATTCAATGAATCCTCCTCTTGAACTCTTCGTCCTCTCATGGGGTGTTTACCCGCGCCGAGTTCTCATCTACCTTGCCGAAAAAGGCCTTCTCAACTCACCTCTCATCAAGATCACTGAAGTGACGGTCGACAACGGAAAGCTATTTGCTCCTGGAAAACCAAGCGGTACAGCTCCCGTGCTACGACTTCCTGACGGGTCATTCATCAAGCAATCGGTCGCGATCCTCGGGTACTTTGAAGATACTTGCCAGCATCCCAAAGAGGATTGGGAAGTTGAACTGGTCAAGAACGCCAACGGCAGTATGCTCGGAGACACGGCGGCAGAAAGAGGCCGAGTTCGAGACATGTTGTCTCTCGCAGACGAAATCACCAGCCAGTTCGGTTTTGCTTGTCATAAAGGCTCTGTGTTGTTCCAGACAGTCGAGGAAACGCATCCTATCACCGCAAAACTTATTCTTGAGTATTGCTACAAGAACTTGAGACTGTTAGACAAGTACTACGAAGATGATGGACGTTTGAGACGTagcagcgatgatgatagGGCTAATATCGCCGATTGCGTGTTGTATTCGGTCTTGCACTTTGCCAAAGACTTGTACCGTTTGGACCTTCTGTCCGATCCTGAGTTGGTCAACTTGCGAGCTTTTTACGAATGGTTTGGGAAGAGGGAGAGTGTTCAGGTGGATGATGACCATTTCCCAGGGTGGATTCAAGAACTAGCTAGCCAGTGGCTTGCTGTAGAATAAGTGTCCGGTTGGATGAGGAGGGTTTCACGCACGTGTTCAAGGCATTTCAATGTACCAACACGGTCACTACCTCTGTCCCCAATGCCAAGTCTGACCAACAGCTTAGCTTTGTAGATCTACATTGAATATTTACCAATTTGGACAAAGCTCCGTCTGAGGTTGATCTCCAACCTGCATGATTATCTCACCGAAAAGAAGGCACGAGACCATTTCATGAATTCAATATCTCATTAAGTTACGTTATTATAGATACAAAGGCCATTTCCTAGATCTTGAGACAACCAGAAATAGTCCAATAGTCCCGCTCCAACACAGCATCGACATTTTAGAGTACAGGATCTATTTGCCGCCAGCCTTCTCTACCGTCTCAACTGTGGCTTGGTCGGTCTTGTTGAGCTCATCAAGGACATGCTCATCAACAGACTCGTGGAAGACGTCGACCTTGGTGGTGGCGAACTTGCGAGCGCTGATACCCTTCTCGAATAAAACACCAAGCTCGGCAAAGGTACGGCCGTTGGGTTCGGGAAGGCGGAAGTAGGTGTAGATAATGCAAAGGAAGCAGATACCACCCTAAAGGGCAGAATTAGTACATAGTTATTAGTGCAAGAACTGATAGAACTTACCCAGAAGAAACCGGTAAAGTTGCTCCAGTCCCAAGCAGTGGGGTTGAGCATGTAAGGAGCCAGAACAGCATTAACAATACCGACAATACCACTGTAAATTGTTAGTTGTTGATTCATGGTGTATATGTAGAGGCGACTCACTAGAAGATACGGCCAAGAGCGACGGTCTTGATCTGAAGTCTTCGAGAAGGAAGCTCACTGACGAGAGAGTAGGCCACGGAACCAACAGTAAGCTGATAAACAACAGCCCATCCAATCATGAGACTTCCAGTTGCAAGGGCGCCCTTCTCACGGTCAGCCTCGGggacaagaccaaggaagCCGAGAATGCAAAGGACAGTGCAGAGACCGCACAATCCATAGAGGTAGAGAGTACGGCGACCAATTCCAAGACTCATCAATCCCCAAGCACCAAACACACCAATCATGTTGATGGCATATTGTCCAAGAGCGAAAGAATAAGCGTGCTTAGCGGACAGACCGGCTTGTTCGAGGAAGTAGGTAGAGTAGTTGGAAAACGAGTTTCCGCTGAGATTCTGCATAGCCCAAACCATACAGACAATTTCTGTTCGACGACGGTTGACACCCTTGAAACAGTCGACATATGAGCTTCCGCTAGTGAGCTTCTCCTCGAGGGCAGTTGTGTGCACCATCATAGCCACGGTCTCGTCTGCGTCAAAATCCGTCTCGCGGTTGAGGCTAGTCAGTCTCAAAAGACTCTTCTTGGCATCTGCAACACGACCCTTGCGAACAAGCCACCAAGGACTCTCGGGCGCAAGCCAGAGTCCAACGATCAAAGGAAGAGGCCAGATCCACTGCAGACCGTAAGGGATTCTGTAAGCCCACTGATCGGTTCGTCCGATCATGGATCGCAATATTCCGATACCAATCTCTTGTCCCAGACCCCAGCAGAAGTTGACATATGTGGTGAGATAACCTCGTAGAGCGATGGGGCAAACTTCGGAGGCGTAGGTGACGCAGATGGTCTGGAAGATACCCCATGGCAAACCACAGAGGATCTCGGCGGCGAGGAGCATTTGGACGTTTTGGGCGGTGAAGAAGAGGGTGATGCAGGCCGAGAGCCAGATGAGACAGCCGATGATGGTATATCGGTAACCGAAACGCTCCGAGAGCCAACCGTTGAGGAAGAGACCGATGATGGAACCGACATTGGCACCCTAAATAGGTCAATTAGCTAGCTGTAAGATTAAGAAGTTGGGAGCGTTCCTACATTGCTAAGACCGGCTTGCCATGCTGCTGACACTTGGTATGTTCCGTCGGGCTGGAGAGTTCCGTATTTTTTATTCCACTGGGGAAAGGCGTCTAATTGGGATTGTCAGTAATTGCGACGCGTATCTAGTAAGTAATTGGTTGTAATAAAAACTTACAGAAGTTGTTGACGAGTACAATGTCAAATCCCTCCATGACAATGCATGTAGAAATAAGAATACTCCATGCGACAGCCTTGGGATACAATTTTATGCCCTGCATGAGGGTCATACTTTGTTCCTTATTCGCAGCAGAGCGCGCATGGTCGATAACATCGGGATGTGTCTTGCTGGGGTCTGTGTCGTGAGCCACTGGGGCAACAGCCGAGACCTTTTCGTCCGACATTTTCTAAGATACCCACGATCAATAGGtagagatgaagaagaagaaaagaaagttgATGCGGGGAAAAGAGATGTTTTTGAGGATCTGGGGAAAGATGGAGAATTCCAAGGGCGGCCccaatattctttatttaagataACTAAAGATGCTGGGGAAAAGAGGGGAGAAGACAAGATGGGTTTGATCGGCGAGCTGCCCGGGGAACAATTGCTCAGTCTTGCTTGGCTGGTACGGGATGTTGCCCTGAAGAATACTAGCTCCGTCTTGTGACTCTTGTCCCAACGTTAGTCGAGACGGTCATCAGTCAGTTACTTAGTACATCGGTAGGTTGGTAATCATAAGGTATATTTATGTTTATGAGAACAAAGACTGAGTGTCATATCATTTATATATTTCCCTGTTTCCAAAGTAAAGATGATACCCTCACCGACAAACGACACGACAGAATCTTGGAGAATCATCTCAATCGCATAAACTCGTGTTTCCCTCAGTGTCCATCCAATTTCTCCACAGACCAAAACAGACTCCAGCTAATCTGGGGGTGGAGAGACCGACACCTTCTACACCCAATAACAACATTCTGATAGCCAATCTCACTGCTAATAAAGTGGATCAGAACGCTCTCGAACAAACCAAAGTCAGAAATCCAATCTCAATCGTCTCCATACCAAAAACTTGGTAGCAAGCGGGGACATTTTCGGTCTGATTCCGCAACCTCTTCGTGAGCGGTCGCAAAGAGTAACGGCAATTGAGTTAGAGTGAGTTTTGGTGAATTCACGACTCGTGATCAAACGGCGAGAAGGCCGTGAGTAGCGCGGCTGAGAAGTCCGTTACCTACTAGATAGAAGTCTAGACTCCAGATCTACCAGccgtctggtctggtctggtctggggTCACTAGATCATGCTTCCCCGCGATTTACACCTGTCGAACCCGAAATGCACGAATGGCAGCTCGCTTGAAACGTTCTCTACCAAGTCTTGAACCAGATTAGGGTTCAAATCTATTGGTTCATGGTTTATCAGATCTCGGTGCGACTTTGCGAAGCATTCAACACATGCACATGGCACGTGGCACGTCTCATTATTTTTTAACGCGTCATTCTTGTCGCGATTCATAGACAAATGACTAGAGAACATAAAACTATCCATTGTTTGGTCCGAAGACATTGAGGAGCATGAGGAACATACCCTATACACAAGACATGCCAAGCTTCTCAACACCATTAAACAGTCAAAACTATAAACAGTGTTGCTGCAATAAATAAAACTACAACTTCACGCTGCTACCCTGTACAGTCCAGTGTATTGGAATCGTTAGTTGTGATTGTCGCCTTGACAGAGTGATATTCATGTTCGGTTGGCAACGGCTGAAAGGAGGCGACAATCAAGCCTGTGAAAATGCCTCACGCCAAGATCAAATGTTTGTTTCCATCCTCAATTTCTAGGCGCATTCAATCGGCTCGGCTCGTTTGAATGTCTCTTGATGATTGCAGTCTAGACGTTTTTATCTCAACAATGTGTCAATCACTCACCACTTTTTAGTGACATTGAGCTGTGAAAGAAGACAATGGTTTGGCTCACATTTCTTGTTTTCGatagataagataagataagatagcACAAGGATAAGATAAACCCAGCACGAGTCGCGTCACTCACAACCCCTTTGTTGTTTCTTGTCTGATGGCATCACTTAAATTCGTAGAGTCAATAAGACGGAATTCTGGTATGATTCACAAGGGAAAGGCAGTGGTATTTAACCTGCTGTTTCCCTTTATGTATTGAGGCATGTCTTGCTATTCATCCACTCCATGATCCCAATTTTGTTACATTCTCAGAAACGACAATTTCTCCAACTTGGTTTAGATAATCCACATAAATCCTACCCCTTGTCGTTCCAACCAATCATTATCCTGCCCATTCGACCCCAACATCCGACATCGGGGAAAGTTCTCGCTCCAAGTGGGATTTTATCAGAGGAAATTTGCCAGTCTAAACTTGATCCATCTTGTTCAATGTCATAGAAATATCCATTACGTGCTTTCGTGCTTCTTGGCGCTTATTCTCGGAGCGAAAATGAAAAGAATTGGAGAATTTTTATCTATCGTGATGGAACAAAATGGGACTTCTCCATCTTTGCTGTCGGAGTCACTTTCCTTTCTCTCAAGTTTTGGAAAGTGAACACGACAAGACTTGAGCATTGACTTGCTTGATTGATCAATTGCCAACATGTTCGGCTCCGAGAAAGTTGACCAGGAAGGTCAGGTCTTGTCAGGGGAAGTTCATGATGATCCTGGACATGCTCATGATGCTGTTTTTGGAAAGATCAGCGATGATGGGCCAAACTATCGCAATGTGAGTTAAACACCAAAATGTTCCGAGAATAGACCATGTATACTGATAATCCGAGCAGGTTGGTTGGGTTGGGACAGCTGGTCTTATGATGAAGACACAGCTGGGTCTTGGAATCCTCTCTATCCCTTCCGTCTTTGATACCCTAGGAATGATCCCCGGTCTCATCTGTCTCTGTGTTGTGGCAGCTATCACGACATGGTCAGATTACATAGTTGGAACCTTCAAGCTTCGGCATCGTGAGGTATACGGCATCGACGACGCAGGAGGTTTAATGTTTGGCAGAGCAGGTCAAGAAATCTTTGGCTTTGCTTTTGGTCTTTGTAAGTGAACTTCATGATTCGGCCCATACCCTTCTGGAACTAGAGCTGATTGAGTGT includes:
- a CDS encoding hypothetical protein (SECRETED:SignalP(1-21)) encodes the protein MFGGITTKALLIAGLALSAIAAPNKNEKRHWVGSWASMPQEVEPANLAPAPFGGPDAAAQFLNTTLRQTFHMSIGAEKIRIRFSNIFGKTDLPIDAATIALPVGGKAGVGEIDTKTAKTLKFNGKKSVSVPAGKIVYSDPIDFKLKPLSNLALSVYTEKGQAGNTITGHPGSRTTSWMQKGNLVNAASVSGGSTKHWYFANGVDAWAPADHFAVVLLGDSITDGRGSTDDTNDRWSDALAAHLQASGLKNVAVNNMAAGGNAILQGGLGPPLLTRYKRDALEQPGAKFVVIFEGVNDIGPSATDAATQKKIKDGLIAAYQQIAGDIKKAGMTSIGATITQMLGNQYYAPEREVTRVAINEWILSNGTFDHTVDFASLIGQGDKLLPQYDSGDGLHPNPAAYKLMGTKFPIKFFKK
- a CDS encoding hypothetical protein (TransMembrane:12 (i51-78o98-118i130-149o155-177i189-208o228-249i312-330o350-369i376-397o409-432i444-467o479-495i)) codes for the protein MSDEKVSAVAPVAHDTDPSKTHPDVIDHARSAANKEQSMTLMQGIKLYPKAVAWSILISTCIVMEGFDIVLVNNFYAFPQWNKKYGTLQPDGTYQVSAAWQAGLSNGANVGSIIGLFLNGWLSERFGYRYTIIGCLIWLSACITLFFTAQNVQMLLAAEILCGLPWGIFQTICVTYASEVCPIALRGYLTTYVNFCWGLGQEIGIGILRSMIGRTDQWAYRIPYGLQWIWPLPLIVGLWLAPESPWWLVRKGRVADAKKSLLRLTSLNRETDFDADETVAMMVHTTALEEKLTSGSSYVDCFKGVNRRRTEIVCMVWAMQNLSGNSFSNYSTYFLEQAGLSAKHAYSFALGQYAINMIGVFGAWGLMSLGIGRRTLYLYGLCGLCTVLCILGFLGLVPEADREKGALATGSLMIGWAVVYQLTVGSVAYSLVSELPSRRLQIKTVALGRIFYGIVGIVNAVLAPYMLNPTAWDWSNFTGFFWGGICFLCIIYTYFRLPEPNGRTFAELGVLFEKGISARKFATTKVDVFHESVDEHVLDELNKTDQATVETVEKAGGK